A single genomic interval of Metasolibacillus fluoroglycofenilyticus harbors:
- a CDS encoding amino acid ABC transporter ATP-binding protein, giving the protein MTTMIEIKNLRKSFGSHEVLRDVNFSVKKGEVVCLIGSSGSGKSTLLRCVNLLETPSGGSIIYNGENILTGKHNVEQYRTHLGMVFQQFNLFNNLDVIGNCTVGQQKVLKRNKVEAVEKAMKYLEIVGMAKYKNAKPRQLSGGQKQRVAIARALAMDPDVMLFDEPTSALDPEMVGEVLKVMRTLANQGNTMLIVTHEMEFAREVADRIVFMDKGVIVEEGHPEQVLVNPQHERTKEFLKRTLK; this is encoded by the coding sequence ATGACAACAATGATTGAAATTAAAAACTTACGTAAATCATTTGGCTCTCATGAAGTGTTGCGCGATGTGAATTTTTCAGTAAAAAAGGGCGAGGTTGTTTGTTTAATTGGCTCGTCAGGTTCAGGGAAATCAACGCTCTTACGCTGTGTTAATTTATTAGAAACACCTTCAGGCGGCAGCATTATTTATAATGGTGAAAATATTTTAACTGGCAAACATAATGTAGAGCAATATCGAACACATTTGGGCATGGTGTTTCAGCAATTCAATTTATTTAATAATTTAGATGTTATCGGAAATTGCACAGTGGGCCAACAAAAAGTGTTGAAACGCAATAAAGTAGAAGCTGTCGAAAAAGCAATGAAGTATTTAGAAATTGTCGGAATGGCAAAATACAAAAACGCAAAGCCGCGCCAACTATCTGGTGGACAAAAGCAACGCGTAGCGATTGCGCGCGCATTAGCGATGGATCCGGATGTTATGCTATTTGATGAGCCAACATCAGCACTAGACCCTGAAATGGTAGGAGAAGTATTAAAAGTCATGCGTACTTTAGCGAATCAAGGCAATACGATGCTCATCGTAACACATGAGATGGAGTTTGCTCGTGAAGTAGCAGACCGCATTGTTTTTATGGATAAAGGTGTTATTGTGGAAGAAGGGCATCCAGAACAGGTGCTAGTCAATCCGCAGCATGAGCGTACGAAAGAATTTTTAAAACGCACACTGAAATAA
- a CDS encoding amino acid ABC transporter permease — translation MSFETIMAILENNWPMFLRGAYMTLAIAIISTIIGAFIGFFIGIMHTIPVKTKSFKSILLKIVNFLLTCYVEIFRGTPMIVQAMVVYYGLYAYGLELDRFVAALVVVGLNTGAYMAEIVRGGIVSVDKGQYEAAQAVGMNHLQTMIFVVLPQVARNILPATGNQLVMNIKDSAVLSVISVTELFFQTKSVAGANFKFAESFLIACIMYLIMTFTATRILRLMERKLDGPDAYQVDKEREGQMQ, via the coding sequence ATGAGTTTCGAAACAATCATGGCAATTTTGGAAAACAACTGGCCGATGTTTTTACGTGGCGCATATATGACGCTTGCAATTGCAATTATTAGTACAATTATTGGTGCGTTTATCGGATTTTTCATCGGTATCATGCATACGATTCCTGTTAAAACAAAATCTTTTAAAAGTATTTTATTAAAAATAGTAAACTTCTTGCTTACTTGCTATGTAGAAATTTTCCGTGGTACACCAATGATTGTACAGGCAATGGTTGTGTATTATGGTTTGTACGCATACGGTCTTGAGCTAGATCGATTTGTAGCGGCGTTAGTAGTTGTCGGTTTAAATACAGGTGCTTATATGGCTGAAATTGTGCGCGGTGGTATTGTATCGGTTGATAAAGGGCAATATGAGGCGGCACAAGCAGTTGGTATGAATCATTTACAAACGATGATTTTTGTTGTTTTACCACAAGTAGCACGTAATATTTTACCAGCAACAGGAAATCAGCTTGTAATGAATATTAAAGATTCAGCAGTATTGAGTGTAATTAGTGTAACAGAGCTATTCTTCCAAACAAAATCTGTTGCGGGGGCAAATTTTAAGTTTGCGGAGTCATTTTTAATTGCATGTATCATGTATCTTATAATGACATTTACAGCAACGCGAATTTTACGTTTAATGGAGCGCAAGCTAGATGGTCCTGATGCGTATCAGGTCGATAAGGAGAGAGAGGGGCAAATGCAATGA
- a CDS encoding transporter substrate-binding domain-containing protein: protein MKKKWLFMLVTMLTVIMLAACGTGEKQGSSSTEDGEGKKVLKVGMEAGYAPFNWTQQTDANGAVKISGSAEYAGGYDVQIAKKIADGLGMELEVVKIEWDGLVPALQSGVVDAIIAGMSPTEERKKSIDFTSNYYTSDFVIVVKKGSPYESAKTLADFSGAKITSQLNTSNYLVIDQIPGVKKEVAMDSFPAMRVAIESGAIDGYVAERPEAISAAMANNNFAYAVLEDGFDTDPGDTAVAIGVRKDYELTDKMSEILEGISEDDRQKLMEEAIANQPASAE from the coding sequence ATGAAGAAAAAATGGCTGTTTATGTTAGTTACTATGTTAACCGTTATTATGTTGGCAGCATGTGGCACTGGAGAAAAACAGGGTTCATCCTCCACGGAAGATGGCGAAGGAAAAAAAGTATTAAAGGTTGGTATGGAAGCGGGCTATGCACCGTTTAACTGGACGCAGCAAACAGATGCAAATGGTGCTGTGAAAATTAGTGGCTCTGCTGAATATGCAGGTGGCTACGATGTACAAATAGCGAAAAAAATTGCTGATGGACTTGGTATGGAGCTCGAAGTCGTGAAAATTGAATGGGATGGTTTAGTACCTGCATTACAATCTGGTGTGGTAGATGCTATTATCGCAGGGATGAGTCCAACGGAAGAACGTAAAAAATCAATTGATTTCACATCAAATTACTATACATCTGATTTCGTCATCGTTGTGAAAAAAGGTAGCCCATATGAAAGTGCCAAAACGTTAGCAGATTTTTCTGGTGCAAAAATTACATCACAGCTAAATACGTCAAACTATTTAGTAATTGATCAAATTCCCGGTGTGAAAAAGGAAGTAGCAATGGATAGCTTCCCAGCAATGCGAGTTGCAATTGAATCAGGCGCAATTGATGGCTATGTTGCCGAGCGTCCAGAAGCAATTTCAGCAGCAATGGCCAATAATAATTTTGCCTACGCAGTGTTGGAGGACGGCTTTGATACAGATCCTGGTGATACAGCAGTTGCAATTGGTGTACGTAAAGACTATGAACTTACTGATAAAATGAGTGAGATTTTAGAGGGAATTTCAGAGGATGATCGCCAAAAGTTAATGGAAGAAGCGATTGCAAATCAACCAGCATCTGCTGAGTAG
- the odhB gene encoding 2-oxoglutarate dehydrogenase complex dihydrolipoyllysine-residue succinyltransferase, whose translation MAEIKVPELAESITEGTIAQWVKKVGDQVEKGEFIVELETDKVNAEIISEEAGVLTQILAAEGDTVLVGQVIAVVEAGEGAAPAPATEEAAPAQAAPAQEVPKAPAAPAPVAETTSNERVVASPAARKLAREKGIDLAAVSPMDPQGRVRVQDVAAHGTAPVAVAPIATTNGPVVFAPAAETDRVTIEKMSRRRQTIAKRLLEVKQSTAMLTTFNEIDMTNIMALRKRKQEQFVKDNDIKLGFMSFFTKAVVAALKKYPYVNAQISGDEIHLNNFFDIGIAVSTEEGLVVPVVRDANSKNFAEIEKDIAELAKKARDKKLGLNDMAGGSFTITNGGVFGSLMSTPIMNGTQAGILGMHSIVQRPVAINGEIEIRPMMYVALSYDHRIIDGKDSVGFLKTVKELIENPEDLLLNS comes from the coding sequence GTGGCTGAAATTAAAGTCCCTGAATTAGCAGAATCGATTACAGAAGGAACAATTGCCCAGTGGGTGAAAAAAGTTGGAGACCAAGTTGAAAAAGGCGAGTTTATCGTTGAGTTAGAAACAGATAAAGTAAATGCAGAAATTATTTCTGAAGAGGCAGGCGTATTAACACAAATACTGGCTGCAGAAGGCGATACTGTACTTGTTGGACAAGTAATCGCAGTAGTGGAGGCTGGGGAAGGCGCAGCGCCAGCACCAGCGACTGAGGAAGCAGCACCGGCACAAGCAGCACCAGCACAGGAAGTCCCAAAGGCTCCTGCAGCTCCAGCGCCAGTTGCTGAAACAACTTCAAATGAGCGTGTAGTAGCAAGCCCAGCAGCACGCAAATTAGCACGTGAAAAAGGTATCGATTTAGCGGCAGTATCTCCAATGGACCCACAAGGTCGCGTTCGTGTTCAAGACGTAGCAGCTCACGGTACAGCACCAGTTGCAGTAGCGCCAATTGCAACAACAAACGGTCCTGTTGTATTTGCTCCTGCTGCAGAAACTGATCGTGTAACAATCGAGAAAATGTCTCGTCGCCGTCAAACAATTGCTAAGCGCCTATTAGAAGTGAAGCAATCAACAGCTATGTTAACAACATTTAACGAAATTGATATGACAAATATTATGGCATTGCGTAAACGTAAGCAAGAGCAATTCGTTAAAGATAACGATATTAAACTAGGCTTTATGTCATTCTTCACAAAAGCAGTTGTAGCAGCACTTAAGAAATATCCTTATGTGAATGCACAAATCAGCGGTGATGAAATTCACTTAAATAACTTCTTTGATATCGGTATTGCCGTGTCTACTGAAGAAGGTTTAGTTGTACCTGTAGTACGCGATGCAAATAGCAAAAACTTTGCAGAAATCGAAAAAGATATCGCTGAATTAGCAAAAAAAGCACGTGACAAAAAATTAGGCTTAAATGATATGGCAGGCGGTTCATTCACAATTACGAATGGTGGTGTGTTCGGTTCATTAATGTCTACACCAATTATGAATGGTACACAAGCTGGTATTCTAGGTATGCACTCAATCGTTCAACGTCCAGTAGCGATTAACGGTGAAATCGAAATCCGTCCAATGATGTACGTTGCATTATCATATGACCACCGTATTATTGATGGTAAAGATTCAGTAGGCTTCCTAAAAACAGTAAAAGAGCTAATCGAAAATCCAGAAGATTTATTATTAAATTCTTAA